The following proteins come from a genomic window of Lineus longissimus chromosome 18, tnLinLong1.2, whole genome shotgun sequence:
- the LOC135502338 gene encoding integrator complex subunit 10-like: MASAIFQINSTMTNALPDEEWLVLRARQSLKTDPYAAKAWLITARTLYPLNFSIQFETYCVEKSERNLKESAKLLQEMFTNFPNEPQLWSEIRSITESLQTDVVDSNTQFLIDLISAVPTDIQCRMLFKMADSTHDILERCRLKLLALSRFPHLIQDHGTELIDTLITTEKHSHQMSPLNCYRKYLVTDVLPQVLRAPSLAVHPNILIKWLQKSLEFYISYVTQPPVQETNQHSEMLSPNKPYLRRASIIGLSDKESYILHPWQNLYEIVSLAGRHLKWEDSSKFTKSGQSPENRWQHILHLHQESKKQQQQPSSQLFYSTVVLFMETMYLFSSKIDSEQFTSTASGCHSNHLVLIEAMKANDPEEPRPKKLRTEHSSVPKIHVNRSINVGSEITQSFVTAFKCWELLHSAKPLLEELNQLLVLWRAESWPWLNSFEADCLIYQGNFKDAITKIRSTGSNTYKGPAETRKNLQLASCHFCLGKLSEACSTALDVMSSLTAWKSQDSASPPMPSIHGSGRQLQLLACTDVEIMPYCIEMLLICFKERALRPKVKDDLCLGHMIVLLQYHWPKHEHLFTQAVEKIRQQGAFTYSAFFNYIITIDILEEFSYLKTKDGGKIVLDVLSTSTKLIAQQRTVTRGVNKGVKEDFQLSMQKQVSRSEENIEALICQFLMEEREFLQQNLQ, from the exons ATGGCTTCTGCAATTTTTCAGATAAATTCTACAATGACAAATGCTCTTCCTGACGAAGAATGGCTCGTTTTAAGAGCAAGACAAAGTCTCAAAACTGATCCTTATGCTGCCAAGGCTTGGTTAATCACCGCTCGGACGTTGTATCCTCTGAACTTTTCCATACAG TTTGAAACATACTGTGTTGAAAAATCAGAAAGAAACTTGAAAGAGTCTGCCAAATTGCTGCAGGAAATGTTCACCAACTTCCCAAATGAGCCACAGCTATGGTCGGAGATCCGAAGCATCACAGAATCACTACAGACTGATGTCGTTGACAGTAATACACAGTTCCTGATTG ATTTGATCTCTGCTGTACCAACAGACATCCAATGTCGCATGctcttcaaaatggctgacAGCACACATGATATCTTGGAGCGGTGTCGACTGAAGTTGTTGGCCTTGAGTCGTTTCCCGCATCTGATTCAGGACCATGGCACTGAGCTGATCGATACACTCATCACAACTGAGAAACATTCACACCAGATGTCACCACTGAACTGCTATCGAAAATATCTAG tgacTGATGTATTGCCTCAGGTGTTGCGAGCGCCAAGCCTTGCTGTTCATCCAAACATCCTCATCAAATGGTTACAGAAATCCCTCGAGTTCTACATCTCATATGTCACCCAGCCTCCAGTGCAAGAAACCAACCAGCACTCAG AAATGCTGTCACCTAATAAGCCTTACCTGCGTCGAGCATCAATCATCGGTCTCTCAGACAAAGAGAGTTACATCCTTCACCCATGGCAGAACCTGTATGAAATCGTCAGCCTGGCTGGCCGACATCTCAAGTGGGAAGACTCCAGCAAGTTCACCAAATCTGG ACAAAGTCCGGAGAATCGATGGCAACACATCCTCCACCTTCATCAGGAGAGCAagaaacaacaacagcaaccgTCGTCACAACTTTTTTACTCCACGGTGGTTCTTTTTATGGAGACGATGTATCTGTTTTCAAGCAAAATAGACTCGGAGCAGTTCACAT CCACGGCCAGTGGTTGTCATAGCAACCATCTTGTACTTATTGAAGCAATGAAGGCAAACGACCCTGAAGA ACCCAGGCCAAAAAAGCTCCGAACGGAGCATTCAAGTGTTCCAAAGATCCATGTGAACAGATCGATTAATGTCGGAAGTGAGATCACGCAGAGCTTCGTCACGGCTTTCAAATGTTGGGAATTGTTGCACTCTGCAAAACCTTTACTAGAAG AATTGAATCAGTTGCTGGTATTGTGGCGAGCAGAATCGTGGCCGTGGCTGAATTCATTTGAGGCCGACTGTCTGATCTATCAG GGTAATTTCAAAGACGCCATAACAAAAATTCGCTCAACGGGCAGTAACACATATAAGGGACCAGCGGAAACTCGCAAGAACCTCCAACTGGCAAGCTGTCATTTTTGTTTGGGAAAATTATCG GAAGCATGTAGCACTGCCCTCGATGTCATGTCATCCTTGACGGCATGGAAGTCACAAGATAGCGCCTCCCCACCAATGCCATCTATCCATGGATCAGGGCGGCAGCTCCAGTTATTGGCCTGTACTGATGTGGAGATAATGCCCTATTGTATTGAAATGCTACTGATATGTTTTAAG gagcGAGCCTTACGACCAAAAGTCAAAGATGATCTGTGTCTTGGTCACATGATAGTATTGCTGCAATATCACTGGCCAAAACATGAACACCTGTTCACCCAAGCAGTAGAGAAAATACGTCAGCAGGGGGCGTTTACGTACAGTGCCTTCTTCAACTATATCATCA CTATTGACATCCTGGAGGAGTTTTCCTACCTGAAGACAAAAGATGGTGGTAAGATTGTGTTGGACGTCCTCTCGACAAGCACTAAGTTGATTGCACA aCAGCGAACAGTAACGCGTGGGGTAAACAAGGGGGTCAAGGAGGACTTCCAATTGTCAATGCAGAAGCAGGTCAGTCGATCGGAGGAAAACATTGAAGCGCTCATTTGCCAGTTTCTGATGGAGGAGAGGGAGTTCTTGCAGCAGAATCTGCAGTGA
- the LOC135502334 gene encoding dynein axonemal assembly factor 8-like: protein MASSEDLSDAEVEAAEVQIPGYLPDKSILKPKLDSIFAEVAKNLPDIDFELSDVSSDDDEVAIFHRQLKTPTEIDVDKDLDESLTERSFMDDNIPVFGKVETKFIKTRPTPGQKNIRIESVVHDDDVNTQGRTESSKQKSVSMTTVSCGVGTDDLDPLPVPKLQTWVQTTQTERGSMERIRTTRCAGAGLMGEMLGSNSNSLINEMMSFTKNFSTDTDDLEVDDIQISVATTCPDNRERKKTKSVTSQDSRRVVSQYISSEAPLLPLQNIEHSNLDLVLANLCYPTDAATGDGCRSPRPPPVEPLHNNDEDRRTLIERLAELSAQESGQALKDVDPKTGAIRKKPPSKAEKAARNAEAINVKKVSGMGTNTKDLQNYAMTLHPEFHAPAKKEERETVFIDLRNFDQDKKERELSFEAIQRILQIQQEQSTVETSSDDDSDADDNELWFEQRKRMKGMMANKGVLTDVLPSKSQPPKTNTPKPTSPRKPPVPKTRPAPIDMGATSERTASLAQTGTPANTPVGLFEDQAALKDEREKERRLEVAKKLRDQREAERQSRIRLGKRLEALRPTTSVSGKRPSAEATPTVFDSEGSYEQAPASLPSVLIGERECCLLTCIMSSNGEIVTHRGSVNKSVDSGHGLSASYTSLLTWLLSLVPDNYTFLKMPLQSPGDDLITFRAPFAVIGLQQMWFEEQLRLIIAVTPIYSMGNTPTKSKKAKARDETTTPFQQSLIKFLSTNTLHTVCPWLAELVSMDVTSRDMMQSDSDSSKPHVYRPSLPNITVRPLSTFLQVNPDPNSTRKIFTTPCGFFWQTVDSDEQLCLLDIDEEHMESETQITMSLIYKKVFTDPTAMMGILNRVLQEGLDISGVRLTYPASSMMNTTPEGQGNTELEMLNKIGPILAVGIRGACARTIWLDTIGPADPILARKTDPKSLCALFGGNSRDECLLFCPRNPGRIISELVLWFGGRVPPSGVIDVGTPTTPRDRARSGSPKSRKTKKVPFSTDKKDLAVPSHRPPALLTAMTLSDVFMAISPLLPTQCLGLILVVCQRRGYQVRGIRRTKLTSKKANCLGLSGQQLTVFSPASPTSLSSFDDKSFDFDSPPGESRRPCTLLLLRKENAMHNSASLIEAFMVQMSLRGVLGPIQHGTELKLNSSHLFQAVSYSDGLLHSMGGDFTKTPDHEITPSPSYIAPALYTNPEMEQVVTMALTGRHMMKTAGMFVAKLSNLVPYAKSGYNYSHEGFEILGIKWLPSLSNNQAKVLTPYEIGDRHWKASIHTLTSEPALVLVVRGVNAFQRLSNIIATKTPPQSTNHTIPLEKLMSPSPELAYDYTTKFFHDRELYPDPQMRPLLSYLPDIKWLSPGCACAVEANDSAKSLRKSKSKTSKLDSATRTTEESIFHQMLAGPRQLTTVLVIKPDGVRRNLAKILKRIDQEGFSIIAWKHLVMTAEQVEGLISQEECQNEVIFNQHKNHLTSGPSVILTLQRENAIKKLVDLLGPSDPQQARRQSQFLLRGAFGIDPVSNALYGSTNYVKSIKELKLFFPDGLCCKENDILKSEEIVFPAVDDNVDIKRCNKRALVVDEAGQSTLHVSSLTQMNCVVLTPPLLQRERRGRRCGFVDVIEGLTSAGFDVIGSKLIWFTEKQAENFLHLSDAGSFALLPKLLSGPSIVLALQRDNAVLAFDSFLGSEFQLDSLLVRYGEHVMRLKDTKQVERLLLYFFDELIPGAQARIVEKL, encoded by the exons ATGGCTTCCAGTGAAGACCTAAGCGATGCAGAAGTGGAGGCTGCTGAGGTACAGATCCCTGGCTACCTCCCAGATAAATCCATCCTTAAACCCAAGTTGGACTCGATCTTTGCAGAAGTTGCCAAAAACCTTCCAGACATTGACTTTGAATTGTCAGAT GTCagttctgatgatgatgaagttgccaTATTCCATCGTCAACTAAAAACGCCAACAGAGATTGATGTCGACAAAGATCTGGATGAAAGTTTGACAGAAAGAAGCTTTATGGATGATAACATACCTGTGTTTGGAAAAGTTGAgactaaattcatcaaaacacGTCCAACTCCAGGGCAAAAAAACATCCGAATTGAATCTGTTGTTCATGACGACGATGTCAACACACAAGGAAGAACGGAATCATCCAAACAAAAAAGTGTATCCATGACGACAGTGAGCTGTGGTGTTGGGACTGATGACTTGGACCCACTGCCTGTACCGAAACTTCAAACATGGGTCCAGACCACACAAACTGAACGTGGCAGCATGGAGCGTATAAGAACAACACGTTGTGCAGGTGCAGGCCTGATGGGTGAGATGCTTGGCTCAAACAGTAACAGCTTGATCAATGAAATGATGTCATTTACAAAGAATTTCTCAACTGACACAGATGATTTAGAAGTTGACGATATCCAAATCAGTGTCGCAACCACTTGTCCAGACAATCGGGAACGGAAAAAGACTAAATCTGTGACGTCACAGGATTCAAGGCGGGTTGTGTCACAATATATCTCGAGTGAAGCTCCGCTGCTGCCTTTACAGAATATCGAGCACAGTAACCTAG ACCTTGTACTAGCCAACCTCTGTTACCCGACTGATGCGGCCACTGGGGATGGTTGCAGAAGCCCAAGACCACCCCCTGTTGAGCCACTGCATAACAATGATGAAGACAGACGAACTCTGATTGAGAGGCTTGCTGAGCTCTCGGCGCAGGAGTCTGGTCAAGCATTGAAGGATGTCGACCCCAAGACTGGAGCGATCAGAAAGAAACCACCGTCAAAGGCTGAGAAGGCTGCTCGCAATGCAGAAG CGATTAATGTTAAGAAAGTCTCCGGCATGGGCACTAATACCAAGGACTTGCAGAACTACGCCATGACACTTCATCCAGAATTTCATGCTCCGGCAAAAAAGGAAGAACGCGAGACGGTGTTCATTGACCTTAGGAACTTTGACCAAGATAAAAAGGAACGAGAACTGAGTTTTGAGGCAATACAAAGGATACTGCAGATTCAGCAAGAGCAGAG caCTGTTGAGACGAGTTCAGATGACGACTCGGACGCTGATGATAATGAACTTTGGTTTGAGCAGCGTAAGAGGATGAAGGGGATGATGGCTAATAAAGGTGTCCTCACTGATGTCTTACCATCCAAGTCACAGCCTCCAAA GACAAATACCCCAAAGCCTACATCACCAAGAAAACCACCAGTCCCCAAAACCCGTCCAGCTCCTATTGACATGGGAGCGACTAGTGAACGTACAGCATCTCTCGCGCAGACTGGGACACCAGCCAATACTCCTGTGGGCTTGTTTGAGGACCAGGCTGCCTTGAAAGACGAGAGGGAGAAGGAAAGGAGACTGGAGGTCGCCAA GAAACTCCGTGATCAGAGGGAAGCCGAGAGACAATCTCGTATCCGTCTTGGTAAACGCCTTGAGGCTCTCCGTCCAACAACATCAGTCAGTGGCAAGCGGCCATCAGCAGAAGCTACGCCCACAGTCTTTGATTCA GAAGGATCGTATGAACAAGCCCCCGCCAGTCTCCCAAGTGTTCTGATCGGTGAACGTGAATGCTGTCTGCTGACTTGTATCATGTCCAGTAACGGCGAGATTGTTACTCACAGGGGCAGCGTCAATAAAAGTGTCGACTCTG GTCACGGCCTCTCAGCCAGTTACACCTCCCTGCTGACCTGGCTACTCTCATTGGTGCCAGATAACTACACATTCCTCAAGATGCCTCTCCAGTCCCCTGGTGATGACCTCATCACATTCCGGGCACCGTTCGCCGTCATCGGGCTGCAACAGATGTGGTTCGAGGAGCAGTTGCGTCTGATCATTGCTGTGACGCCAATATATAGCATGGGCAATACGCCGACCAAATCAAAGAAAGCAAAG GCTCGAGATGAAACCACTACTCCCTTTCAACAATCCCTAATCAAGTTCCTCTCAACGAACACACTTCATACTGTGTGCCCCTGGCTGGCAGAGCTTGTCTCTATGGACGTGACAAGCCGCGACATGATGCAGTCAGACTCGGATTCCTCCAAGCCGCACGTCTACCGTCCATCGTTACCCAACATTACAGTACGACCGTTGTCGACATTTCTGCAGGTCAATCCAGACCCAAATTCCACCCGCAAGATTTTCACCACTCCCTGTGGCTTCTTCTGGCAGACCGTGGACAGCGACGAGCAGTTGTGTCTGTTAGATATTGATGAAGAACACATGGAATCTGAGACCCAGATCACCATGTCGCTGATTTATAAGAAGGTTTTCACCGACCCTACAGCGATGATGGGGATTCTGAACCGGGTGCTCCAGGAGGGTTTGGATATCAGTGGCGTGCGTTTGACCTACCCTGCATCATCCATGATGAACACTACCCCAGAGGGACAAGGGAATACAGAGCTGGAAATGTTGAATAAGATCGGGCCAATATTAGCTGTGGGGATCAGGGGAGCATGTGCCAGGACAATATGGTTAGACACCATCGGCCCTGCAGATCCTATCTTAGCGAGAAAGACTGATCCAAAGTCTCTGTGTGCTTTATTTGGAGGGAATTCACGTGATGAGTGCTTGCTATTCTGTCCTCGTAATCCCGGGAGGATCATCTCGGAGCTCGTTCTATGGTTTGGTGGAAGAGTGCCCCCTAGTGGCGTCATTGATGTCGGCACACCAACGACGCCAAGAGATCGCGCAAGAAGTGGCAGCCCAAAATCTCGCAAGACGAAGAAGGTCCCGTTCTCCACCGATAAGAAGGATCTCGCTGTTCCTTCTCACCGTCCCCCGGCGTTGCTAACAGCCATGACCCTGAGCGATGTCTTCATGGCCATCTCCCCTCTCCTGCCGACACAGTGCCTTGGTCTGATTCTGGTGGTCTGTCAGAGGAGGGGCTACCAAGTACGAGGGATACGACGTACTAAGCTCACATCAAAGAAGGCCAACTGTTTAG GTCTGAGTGGCCAGCAGCTCACAGTATTCAGCCCAGCTTCCCCCACATCGCTGTCCTCCTTTGACGACAAGTCCTTCGACTTTGATTCACCGCCCGGAGAGTCACGGCGACCTTGCACCCTCCTGCTGCTCAGGAAGGAGAATGCTATGCACAATTCAGCTAGTCTGATTGAAGCCTTTATGGTACAGATGTCATTACGGGGTGTCCTGG GTCCCATCCAACATGGTACAGAACTCAAACTGAACTCGAGTCATCTCTTCCAAGCTGTCTCGTATTCTGATGGTCTACTTCATTCTATGGGTGGAGACTTCACAAAG ACGCCTGATCATGAGATCACCCCAAGCCCGAGCTACATCGCCCCAGCACTCTACACGAACCCCGAGATGGAACAGGTGGTCACCATGGCACTGACAGGCCGCCACATGATGAAGACAGCTGGCATGTTCGTTGCCAAGCTCTCCAACCTCGTCCCCTACGCCAAATCCGGCTACAACTACTCACACGAAGGCTTTGAGATCTTGGGGATCAAATGGCTGCCGAGTCTCAGCAATAACCAGGCCAAGGTGCTGACACCATATGAGATCGGGGACAGGCATTGGAAAGCAAGCATCCATACACTGACTTCAG agcCAGCACTGGTGTTAGTCGTGCGTGGTGTGAACGCCTTCCAGCGCTTGAGCAACATCATTGCGACCAAGACCCCTCCCCAGTCAACCAACCACACGATCCCACTAGAGAAACTCATGTCTCCGTCGCCAGAACTCGCTTACGATTACACCACCAAGTTCTTCCATGACAGAGAATTATACCCAGATCCTCAGATGAGACCGTTGCTGTCGTACTTACCTGATATCAAGTGGCTTTCACCTGGCTGTGCTTGTGCTGTGGAGGCAAACGATAG TGCCAAATCCCTGAGAAAGTCAAAGAGTAAGACGTCCAAGTTAGACTCCGCTACCAGGACAACAGAAGAGTCAATATTCCATCAGATGCTGGCTGGACCACGCCAACTGACGACCGTGCTCGTCATCAAGCCAGATGGAGTCCGGCGAAACCTGGCGAAAATTCTCAAGAGAATCGATCAAGAGGGTTTCTCCATCATCGCCTGGAAGCATCTGGTCATGACGGCAGAGCAGGTGGAAGGCTTGATTTCACAAGAGGAGTGCCAG AACGAGGTGATATTCAACCAACACAAAAACCACCTGACTTCAGGACCGAGCGTGATCCTGACCCTCCAGCGGGAGAATGCTATCAAGAAGCTGGTCGACCTCCTCGGGCCGAGTGACCCACAGCAAGCCAGGAGGCAGAGCCAGTTCCTCCTGAGAGGGGCTTTTGGCATTGACCCTGTCTCTAATGCCTTGTATG GTTCGACAAACTATGTGAAATCCATCAAGGAGCTGAAACTCTTCTTCCCTGACGGTCTCTGCTGCAAAGAAAATGACATCTTAAAATCAGAAGAGATTGTTTTCCCTGCGGTGGATGACAACGTTGATATCAAGCGCTGTAACAAGAGGGCGCTAGTAGTTGATGAGGCTGGACAGAGTACACTACACGTCTCGTCGTTGACTCAGATGAACTGTGTGGTACTCACACCTCCACTGCTGCAGCGTGAGAGAAGGGGCAGGAGATGTGGCTTTGTTGATGTCATTGAGGGGTTAACTTCAGCTGG ATTTGATGTGATCGGAAGCAAGCTGATCTGGTTCACGGAGAAACAAGCAGAGAACTTCCTGCATTTGAGTGACGCTGGTAGCTTTGCGTTACTGCCCAAACTGCTGAGTGGTCCATCCATTGTCCTCGCTCTACAGAGAGATAACGCTGTACTCGCCTTTGACTCGTTCTTGGGAAG TGAATTTCAGCTGGATTCGTTGCTGGTTCGATATGGTGAACATGTCATGAGGTTGAAGGACACAAAACAG GTTGAGAGACTCCTCCTTTATTTCTTTGATGAGTTGATCCCAGGAGCTCAGGCAAGGATCGTCGAGAAATTGTGA